The following are from one region of the Arthrobacter sp. TMP15 genome:
- a CDS encoding amino acid permease, with translation MNLFRTKSIELSLADAEEPGHKLKRTLTTWDLMIMGIAVAVGAGIFSVGAQAAAHHSGPAVTVSFVLAAVTCALAIMCYAEFATAIPVAGSAYVFTYATVGELLAWIIGWNLILELLMAASVIAKYWGIYLSNFFEAVNLNIPSNFAVGPLTVFWGPLVVVAVFTFVLVMGTKLAARINNVFTLIKIGIVLFVIVVGFFYVKVENYQPFMPPSEPAAATDTSWQLQPFLSLLTGAEPAMYGFAGIISGAALVFFAFIGFDVVATSAEEVKNPAKTLPRGIFAGLAVVTVLYILVTLAVTGMVSYKDLAAVAEPSLSTAFSLVGAEWAVVIISLGSLIGLTTVIMVLLMGLARVMMAMSRDGLLPRGLSKTSDKHATPARTQILSGVFVAILAGFTPVELLSEMINIGTLSAFVMVSIGILVLRRKRPDLKPAFRVPFGPVIPILSTLLCIYLMLNLATLTWVFFAIWLGVGLVFYFSYGHWNSRLGREQAKEKIQTDLDKVD, from the coding sequence ATGAATTTGTTCCGAACTAAATCTATCGAACTCTCCCTGGCTGATGCCGAGGAACCAGGCCACAAACTCAAGCGAACCTTGACAACGTGGGACCTGATGATCATGGGAATCGCTGTGGCTGTTGGAGCCGGCATTTTCTCAGTCGGGGCGCAGGCAGCAGCCCACCATTCGGGCCCAGCTGTCACTGTTTCCTTCGTTTTGGCGGCAGTCACTTGTGCTCTGGCGATCATGTGTTACGCAGAATTCGCTACCGCGATCCCCGTCGCCGGCAGTGCCTACGTTTTTACCTACGCCACAGTAGGTGAACTTCTGGCATGGATCATAGGCTGGAACTTGATCTTGGAACTGCTCATGGCCGCGTCCGTAATTGCCAAATACTGGGGTATTTATCTGAGCAATTTCTTCGAAGCGGTGAACCTGAATATCCCTTCCAACTTTGCCGTGGGACCACTCACGGTGTTTTGGGGGCCACTGGTTGTGGTGGCTGTCTTTACCTTCGTTTTGGTCATGGGCACTAAGCTGGCCGCGCGTATCAATAACGTCTTCACGTTGATCAAAATCGGCATAGTTCTCTTCGTGATTGTGGTTGGTTTCTTTTACGTCAAAGTAGAGAACTACCAACCCTTTATGCCACCGTCTGAGCCGGCTGCTGCGACAGACACATCGTGGCAGCTGCAACCGTTCCTTTCGCTTCTGACAGGGGCTGAACCGGCCATGTATGGCTTCGCCGGAATTATTTCCGGGGCAGCCTTAGTGTTCTTTGCCTTCATCGGGTTTGACGTTGTAGCAACGAGCGCTGAAGAGGTTAAAAACCCGGCAAAAACACTTCCGCGTGGTATCTTCGCCGGTCTGGCCGTTGTGACAGTCTTGTACATCCTTGTCACTCTCGCGGTGACAGGCATGGTCTCCTATAAAGATCTGGCCGCCGTAGCCGAACCGTCTTTGTCCACAGCGTTTTCTTTGGTAGGTGCTGAATGGGCAGTAGTCATCATTTCGTTGGGCTCACTGATTGGTCTCACAACTGTCATCATGGTGCTCCTTATGGGCCTGGCTCGCGTCATGATGGCTATGAGCCGCGACGGGCTGTTGCCACGTGGACTGAGTAAGACCTCGGATAAACATGCAACTCCTGCCCGTACACAGATCCTCAGCGGCGTCTTTGTGGCGATTCTGGCCGGGTTCACTCCTGTTGAACTGCTCAGTGAAATGATCAATATTGGAACTCTTAGCGCTTTTGTGATGGTCAGCATCGGTATATTGGTTCTTCGGCGCAAGCGCCCCGACCTTAAACCCGCTTTCCGTGTCCCTTTTGGACCTGTCATCCCCATTCTGTCCACCCTGCTGTGCATTTACCTGATGCTGAACCTAGCCACACTCACCTGGGTGTTTTTCGCGATCTGGCTGGGCGTGGGTCTGGTGTTTTACTTCAGCTACGGCCATTGGAATTCGCGTCTTGGCCGTGAGCAAGCCAAAGAAAAAATACAGACTGACTTGGACAAAGTGGACTAG
- a CDS encoding FAD-dependent oxidoreductase: MANLSATRPFRVAIIGSGPAGVYAADILTKSQEVSGGDVQVSIDIFESQPAPYGLIRYGVAPDHPRIKGIMNALHKVLDRGDIRFFGNVSYGRDLTLSDLRSFYDAVIFATGATKDTVLEVPGVDLDGSYGGADFVSWYDGHPDVGRDWPLTAKEIAVIGNGNVALDVARVLSKHADDMLVTEIPDNVYAGLKASPVTDVHIFGRRGPAQVKFTPLELRELSHSRDVDIVLYDEDFDFDEASDAAIKTNNQVKIMVNTLTNWLAEEHDETRVPASRRLHLHFLHTPVEIVGTNGHVSGIRFERNELDGTGNVRGTGEFIDYPVQAVYRAVGYFGSELPDIDFDTRRGVIPNRGGRVVGADGTEVPGLYATGWIKRGPVGLIGSTKGDALETIGCLLEDRLNLPVAQHPGEAEIVDLLESRGIEFTTWEGWNKLDAHEKHLGASYVPAAGVEVTRERVKVVDREQMVNISKK, from the coding sequence TTGGCTAACTTGAGCGCCACCCGCCCATTCCGCGTCGCCATCATTGGCTCTGGCCCGGCCGGCGTCTATGCGGCAGATATATTGACGAAGTCTCAGGAAGTTTCTGGCGGCGACGTTCAAGTCAGCATCGATATTTTTGAGTCCCAGCCGGCCCCCTACGGCCTGATCCGCTACGGTGTGGCCCCAGACCACCCTCGGATCAAGGGCATCATGAATGCCCTCCACAAGGTTTTGGACCGTGGCGATATTCGCTTCTTCGGCAATGTCAGCTACGGTCGCGACCTCACGCTTTCAGACCTTCGCTCCTTTTACGACGCCGTTATCTTTGCCACGGGTGCCACCAAAGACACGGTGCTTGAGGTCCCAGGCGTAGATCTTGACGGTTCTTATGGCGGTGCCGACTTTGTCTCTTGGTATGACGGACATCCCGATGTTGGACGTGACTGGCCCTTGACCGCAAAAGAAATCGCCGTCATAGGCAATGGCAATGTGGCACTTGATGTGGCTCGTGTGCTCTCCAAACATGCCGACGACATGCTTGTTACCGAAATCCCTGACAACGTGTACGCGGGGTTAAAAGCTTCCCCCGTCACTGATGTGCACATTTTTGGCCGTCGTGGTCCGGCCCAAGTTAAATTCACACCATTGGAGTTGCGCGAACTCTCCCATTCACGCGACGTGGACATTGTTCTTTACGACGAAGACTTTGACTTTGATGAAGCCTCAGATGCAGCCATTAAAACCAACAATCAAGTCAAGATCATGGTTAACACGCTGACCAATTGGCTAGCTGAAGAACACGATGAAACCCGGGTCCCGGCGTCACGTCGCCTGCACCTGCATTTTCTGCACACACCCGTAGAAATCGTTGGCACCAACGGTCACGTCTCAGGCATCCGGTTCGAACGCAACGAACTCGATGGCACTGGAAACGTCAGGGGTACCGGGGAGTTCATTGACTATCCCGTGCAAGCCGTTTACCGTGCTGTGGGCTATTTTGGTTCTGAGCTTCCGGACATCGATTTTGATACTCGCCGCGGAGTTATCCCGAACCGCGGTGGACGCGTGGTGGGCGCGGACGGCACTGAAGTACCCGGGCTTTACGCGACGGGCTGGATCAAGCGTGGTCCGGTTGGACTGATTGGCAGCACCAAAGGGGATGCGCTGGAAACCATTGGCTGCCTGTTGGAAGATAGACTCAACCTTCCGGTTGCGCAGCATCCAGGCGAAGCTGAAATCGTGGATTTACTGGAGTCACGTGGAATCGAATTCACCACCTGGGAGGGCTGGAACAAACTCGATGCGCATGAGAAGCACCTGGGCGCCAGCTACGTCCCGGCGGCCGGGGTTGAAGTCACACGCGAACGGGTTAAAGTTGTGGATCGCGAGCAGATGGTGAACATTTCCAAGAAGTAG
- the rarD gene encoding EamA family transporter RarD translates to MRVVTLSEPQTTPHPRKRLKTGKPARSKSATGTLYGFSAYGLWGMMPVYFILLIPANSIEIVANRVVWSVVFCALIITVSRGWAKIGVAIKSRRTMGTLTIAGLLIAVNWLTYVFAVTTGHTIEASLGYFINPLVSVLIGVVVLKEKLRPLQWVAMGVGFAAVVVLTFSYGKLPWIALVLAFSFGSYGFVKNRVGGKVDAITSLSIETAVLSPLAIAAMIVVTLMGQATLTGLGAGHFWLLASTGIATTVPLVFFGASASRLSMTGIGLLQFMTPLIQFVIAITLLGEHMSNARWIGFGIVWAALAILITDMLLSYSRTARLRKYAAA, encoded by the coding sequence ATGAGGGTTGTGACCCTTAGCGAACCCCAAACAACACCCCATCCCCGTAAGCGTTTGAAGACGGGTAAACCGGCCAGATCAAAAAGTGCCACTGGGACGCTGTACGGCTTTTCTGCCTACGGTCTGTGGGGCATGATGCCCGTTTATTTCATCTTGCTCATCCCCGCCAACAGCATTGAAATCGTCGCCAACCGCGTTGTCTGGTCGGTGGTCTTTTGTGCCCTGATCATCACAGTTAGCCGCGGATGGGCAAAGATTGGCGTAGCCATCAAGAGCAGACGCACCATGGGTACTTTGACGATTGCCGGACTGTTGATAGCTGTCAACTGGCTGACGTACGTTTTTGCCGTCACCACGGGCCACACCATCGAAGCCTCTCTTGGCTACTTCATCAACCCGCTCGTTTCAGTCTTGATAGGCGTTGTGGTTCTGAAGGAAAAACTCCGGCCCTTGCAGTGGGTGGCCATGGGTGTTGGGTTTGCCGCCGTTGTGGTGTTGACCTTTAGCTACGGCAAGCTGCCATGGATTGCGCTGGTATTGGCTTTTAGCTTTGGGAGCTATGGATTTGTCAAAAACAGGGTCGGAGGCAAAGTTGACGCAATAACCAGCCTGAGCATTGAAACAGCTGTTCTGAGTCCACTGGCTATCGCCGCCATGATTGTTGTGACACTCATGGGTCAGGCAACTCTGACGGGTCTGGGCGCTGGCCACTTTTGGTTACTTGCCTCAACCGGAATTGCCACTACCGTTCCGCTGGTGTTCTTCGGGGCTTCCGCCAGCCGGTTGTCAATGACAGGGATAGGGCTGCTTCAGTTCATGACCCCGTTGATACAGTTCGTCATTGCCATCACCTTGTTGGGTGAACATATGAGCAACGCCCGGTGGATTGGTTTCGGCATAGTTTGGGCGGCCCTGGCCATCCTCATCACAGACATGCTTCTGTCATATAGCCGGACAGCTAGGCTGCGGAAGTATGCCGCAGCCTAG
- a CDS encoding universal stress protein produces MKYVVGYRPDERGTDAIALAGVIATTQGAELHLVNVVHGKKTADADLEKHALSMVPDGVTATFSTRVADSFVHGLIDAAKEDKAVLIVVGAASNGLFKRFTVGSVANGLLHASPVPVALAPRGYNRRDPLTRLTVMTGMREGWQAVLEVGTTAAQRRHVPLRLVSVVEIDQTKQSDFDLDNALSPAKQHVNTVLKAAAAKLPANTVTVTLAHGRNIEEAVDGIGWKSGELVIVGSSRLAENRKIFLGSTANKILRSLPVPMVVVPRDFQSQGI; encoded by the coding sequence ATGAAATATGTAGTGGGGTACCGGCCCGATGAGCGTGGCACTGACGCCATCGCCCTTGCCGGGGTCATCGCAACAACCCAGGGTGCTGAGTTGCATTTGGTCAACGTGGTCCATGGCAAAAAGACGGCAGATGCAGACCTGGAAAAACATGCGCTGTCCATGGTGCCGGACGGCGTCACGGCAACCTTTTCCACACGGGTTGCCGACTCTTTTGTGCATGGTCTCATTGATGCGGCGAAAGAAGACAAGGCGGTGCTGATAGTTGTCGGGGCGGCAAGCAATGGTCTTTTCAAGCGCTTCACGGTGGGTTCGGTGGCAAACGGGTTATTGCATGCCTCTCCGGTCCCGGTGGCCCTCGCCCCGCGAGGCTACAACCGCAGGGACCCGCTGACACGGCTAACAGTTATGACAGGCATGCGTGAGGGCTGGCAGGCGGTGCTCGAGGTCGGAACAACTGCGGCGCAGCGGCGGCACGTGCCGCTGCGGCTGGTTTCCGTAGTTGAAATTGATCAAACCAAACAGTCCGATTTTGATCTTGACAACGCCCTGAGCCCGGCCAAACAACACGTAAATACTGTCCTGAAAGCGGCCGCGGCTAAACTCCCGGCAAATACTGTCACAGTGACATTGGCCCATGGCCGCAACATTGAAGAAGCCGTAGATGGGATTGGTTGGAAGTCCGGGGAACTTGTTATTGTGGGCTCCAGCCGTCTGGCTGAGAACAGAAAAATCTTCCTTGGCTCTACCGCTAACAAGATTTTACGCTCGCTACCCGTGCCCATGGTTGTGGTGCCACGAGACTTCCAATCGCAGGGAATCTAA